The region TCCTTTAGGACGAACGGCAACCTTAAGGAACACATGGCAACACACAGTGAGGAGAAGTCCTTCAAATGTCCTTTTTGCGAAAAGCTCTTTGGGGTGAAAAGCAATTTGACCCGCCACTTACGGGTCCACAGCGGAGAACGTAATTACAAGTGTTCGTCATGCGACAAGCACTTCAGAACGAAGGGCAATCTCAAGGGCCATCTCCTACGACACAGCGGAATAAAGAGCTTTGTATGTTCTACGTGTGGTAAGGCTTTTTATACCAATAGTCACCTGAGGTTACATGTagaggttcacgtcaggaaggaGAATCGTAAAAGGGCCCGTTTAGAGAATGCAGCGAGGAAAGGAAATTCAGACGAAGTGGCAAAAGGGGAACCTCAGGACCCTGAGTTGTGTACAGGAAGTGAAAAGATTCATTTAGACAGCAGTGTTAGTGCAAAGGGTTTAGTTCAAGAGGGAGACTTGCCAGTGAACCTTATCTGTGTCAAACAGGAACATGAGGATGCATTCGATTCAGGACCAGGAAATCTAGTACATGCAAAACATGGTTTTGGAGGTAAAGCTACGGGTGAAAATGTTGCTTACATCAGAGACTTGTCACAAGCAGGATATTCGCAAAATCATGTGGATTCCAAACCACTAAATCTAGCTTGCTCAAAGGGTATTTCAGAAGGTGTTGATCTAAGTGAATATTTGGAAGTAGTCATGGATTCAAAGCCTGAGAATCTTGTTTGTTGagggttttgttgttgttgttgaaagtgCAGGAAAGGTTTCCGGTAAAAAGGACTAattcttgtagacatgatatgggcttttggcctttgccgtgtcaaaaaaaaaggtaaaactcttcagaagaaaatctcgactgttcacgaggtagtcttctacaataatgagggtttgaatttaagaatgctttaccgttggagctgtagtgatACGTTCTTTCGTGACCAGATGGCTCGCTGCATGCTGGCACAGCCcttcaagcgggagctgacgacaacctTAAGCTCCAATTAATATGTTCTGTCACactgtgtgtgcgtgagaagtgtcagagaggacatcagacgaatcaggaatgtggaagaagaaataaatagaaactgataaaataaaacaaaatgcaatgaaggacaccaggatagaatagaacagatcTGAAGAATTGAAAAAAAGTGTGTGGCAAAAACTAGAGGGGATTataatgatgtgagacggtgtgagAGTGGGGGAAAATAACTggtgttatgaaagtatgacaacGCATAGCTtagaatgaaccaactggtgatgacgaacatacgaatttggaaaacacagaaatacagcgagccacctggtgatgaatgtGCGTACCATTTCAggtccaacggtaaagcattcttaaattcaaacactCATTATTGTA is a window of Anabrus simplex isolate iqAnaSimp1 chromosome 13, ASM4041472v1, whole genome shotgun sequence DNA encoding:
- the LOC136885120 gene encoding zinc finger protein 776; the encoded protein is MIICVRNVKLFVDVFVRAALSNCALQFLLIMENGIFIKTEPQWAEEEEEEEEEEEEEEDSISNVSDGDVLTFQNAKSSDVVLPVQHVKLEVKPEISSFLDLEVGEDSSDQDSMETQDGVKDGIMPRSYHSQTEFHDTEKESVERPYGKMVNSLQRPNPGKGHAYPNKLLPFQCPSCEACFQRRREFDRHQVVHTGERKFVCPICGMRFRWKTNVQRHLLVHTEMKKFKCPLCSRSFRTNGNLKEHMATHSEEKSFKCPFCEKLFGVKSNLTRHLRVHSGERNYKCSSCDKHFRTKGNLKGHLLRHSGIKSFVCSTCGKAFYTNSHLRLHVEVHVRKENRKRARLENAARKGNSDEVAKGEPQDPELCTGSEKIHLDSSVSAKGLVQEGDLPVNLICVKQEHEDAFDSGPGNLVHAKHGFGGKATGENVAYIRDLSQAGYSQNHVDSKPLNLACSKGISEGVDLSEYLEVVMDSKPENLVC